From a region of the Primulina eburnea isolate SZY01 chromosome 7, ASM2296580v1, whole genome shotgun sequence genome:
- the LOC140836707 gene encoding transcription factor TCP2-like, with protein MDLDEIQLKFPRISNGDGRLNSAKVVYGKKMDDQYGDEEDEKSIRGGGSNGGGSVGGVDLGGGAGGLYGWASSRIVRVSRASGGKDRHSKVLTSKGLRDRRVRLSVNTAIQFYDLQDRLGYDQPSKAVEWLLKAAASSIAELPPMISLFPDTPKQLSDEKRSSNVGSDQLGLDSVEVETDGGGGDTKYYRHQQMSKPSACSSTSETSKSSGLSLSRYESRIKARERAKERVAGKEKEKENEPSQIASLNPLSHTTSFTELLSAGMNNNKPTSPNRSVQENSNGVNTNESNSFQKSRLWSSTPTEYFSTGPGQIHFANSFASMASPLFSVAGENQTEIQQFSFVPEHFVPASNSCSNQNNGRNEYNLNFTISSSANSSGLAAYNGGTLQSNSTSPSMLPYNYLQRFSLIDGSSSPSIFVGTAPVENHHQFLSGFDARLQLSYGDTNPNNGARRSSQKGKGKN; from the coding sequence ATGGATTTGGACGAGATTCAGCTTAAGTTTCCAAGAATCAGCAATGGTGATGGAAGGCTAAACTCAGCAAAAGTAGTATACGGTAAGAAAATGGACGACCAGTATGGAGATGAAGAAGATGAAAAGAGTATAAGGGGTGGTGGATCTAACGGCGGCGGAAGTGTTGGAGGCGTGGATCTTGGCGGTGGCGCAGGTGGGCTTTACGGCTGGGCTTCGTCTAGGATTGTTAGGGTTTCGCGAGCTTCCGGGGGGAAAGATCGACACAGCAAAGTGCTGACCTCGAAGGGGTTGAGAGACAGGCGTGTACGTCTCTCTGTGAACACCGCTATTCAGTTCTACGATTTGCAGGATCGTTTAGGGTATGATCAGCCGAGCAAGGCGGTGGAATGGCTGCTGAAGGCGGCTGCAAGCTCTATCGCCGAGCTCCCGCCGATGATTTCTCTGTTCCCAGACACCCCTAAGCAACTAAGTGATGAGAAAAGATCTAGTAATGTCGGAAGCGATCAACTCGGGCTAGATTCAGTCGAAGTAGAGACGGACGGCGGCGGCGGGGATACCAAATACTACCGTCACCAGCAAATGTCAAAACCCTCCGCCTGTAGTAGCACTTCTGAGACGAGCAAAAGCTCCGGTCTTTCACTCTCCAGATATGAGAGCCGGATCAAAGCCCGGGAGCGCGCAAAGGAGAGAGTTGCAGGAAAGGAGAAGGAAAAAGAAAACGAACCCTCTCAAATCGCTTCTCTAAACCCTCTTTCACATACCACTTCTTTCACCGAGCTCTTGAGCGCAGGGATGAACAATAACAAGCCCACCAGCCCCAATAGGTCAGTTCAAGAAAATTCCAATGGCGTTAATACAAATGAGTCAAATTCCTTCCAAAAATCTCGGCTTTGGTCCTCAACTCCAACAGAATACTTCAGCACTGGCCCGGGGCAAATTCATTTTGCAAATTCTTTCGCATCCATGGCTTCGCCGCTGTTTAGCGTGGCGGGGGAGAACCAGACGGAGATCCAACAGTTCTCCTTCGTTCCCGAACACTTTGTCCCAGCTAGTAACAGTTGCAGTAACCAAAACAACGGCAGAAATGAGTACAACTTGAATTTCACAATCTCCTCTTCTGCTAATTCATCCGGCCTTGCTGCCTACAACGGGGGGACCCTTCAGTCCAATTCCACGTCGCCATCTATGTTGCCTTACAATTACCTCCAGAGATTCTCTCTCATAGATGGATCTTCATCTCCTAGCATCTTCGTCGGCACGGCGCCAGTGGAGAACCACCACCAATTCCTTTCTGGATTCGATGCTCGTCTGCAGCTCAGCTATGGCGATACAAATCCGAACAACGGCGCCAGGCGTTCATCCCAGAAAGGAAAAGGGAAGAACTGA
- the LOC140836708 gene encoding F-box protein At4g18380-like: MGSIRLDLVGKIHPEPIDQFDRLPESILLFIFNKIGDVKALGRCCTVSKRFHSIVPQVDSIIVRVDCVISDDDPSASITSVVKSRHPVSSFFRLFLGIFKPLQSLTQLMTPSSRRLPSISQDFDCENERNSVTHHSPTQVLKNFNEIKILRIELPSGELGIDDGVLLKWKANFGSTLDNCVILGASSVMTNPNRVGDCMASCDDNNSDRVQGVENDNGSIPDSFYTNGGLKLRVVWTISSLIAASARHYLLQPIIAEHKTLECLSLMDSDGQGVLSMNKDQLEELRVKPLSASSASKRTLVPALDMRLWYSPHLELPNGMVLKGATLVAIKPIEQSKKEAVGLDVNWVASAFEEPFGTAARMLVKRRTYCLEMNSF; this comes from the coding sequence ATGGGGTCGATTCGGCTAGATCTGGTCGGGAAGATTCATCCAGAACCGATCGATCAATTTGACCGGCTTCCGGAATCTATCCTTCTCTTTATCTTCAACAAAATCGGGGATGTCAAAGCCTTGGGCCGATGCTGTACTGTTTCGAAGCGATTTCATTCTATCGTTCCTCAAGTGGACAGCATAATCGTCCGCGTAGATTGTGTCATCTCCGACGATGATCCCTCCGCCTCCATCACCTCCGTAGTCAAGTCCCGCCACCCAGTTTCCTCCTTTTTCCGCCTATTCTTGGGAATCTTCAAGCCGTTGCAATCGCTCACTCAGCTCATGACTCCTTCCAGCCGTCGTCTTCCTTCGATTTcccaagattttgattgcgaaaaTGAGCGGAACAGCGTCACCCACCATTCACCTACTCAAGTCTTGAAGAATTTCAATGAGATCAAGATCCTCAGGATTGAACTTCCTAGTGGGGAGTTGGGGATTGATGATGGTGTTTTGCTCAAGTGGAAAGCTAATTTTGGGTCTACCCTCGATAATTGTGTTATTCTTGGAGCTTCGAGCGTCATGACTAATCCAAATAGAGTCGGTGATTGTATGGCCTCTTGTGATGACAATAATTCTGACCGTGTCCAAGGAGTGGAGAATGATAATGGGAGCATACCGGACTCTTTTTACACGAACGGGGGATTGAAATTACGCGTTGTGTGGACTATTAGCTCACTGATTGCTGCCTCAGCTAGGCATTACCTACTTCAGCCGATAATAGCAGAACATAAGACGCTAGAATGCTTGAGTTTGATGGACTCAGATGGGCAGGGGGTGTTGTCAATGAATAAAGATCAGTTGGAGGAGCTACGGGTGAAGCCTTTGTCCGCATCCTCGGCGTCAAAGAGGACTCTTGTTCCAGCTCTGGATATGCGTTTGTGGTACTCTCCACATTTGGAGTTGCCCAATGGGATGGTTCTAAAAGGAGCGACCTTGGTTGCTATTAAGCCTATTGAGCAGTCGAAGAAAGAAGCGGTGGGTTTGGATGTGAATTGGGTCGCTTCGGCGTTTGAGGAGCCGTTTGGAACTGCTGCTAGAATGTTGGTGAAGAGGAGGACCTATTGTCTCGAAATGAACTCATTCTGA
- the LOC140836705 gene encoding putative ALA-interacting subunit 2 isoform X2 → MEMEEVSSFTPIGNETDPGSSRQGRSKVLYQFTQQNLPACKPVLTPQRVISILFVVGVIFIPVGLIFLHASQSVVELVYRYDTECVPEPFRSNKLAYIKDSSITKNCSKYLKIHKHMKAPIYIYYQLDNYYQNHRRYVKSRSDQQLLHGLKYKDLRSCAPEDIHHGLPIVPCGLIAWSVFNDSYTFFRGTDELKVNRKNIAWKSDREHKFGKEVYPFNFQNRSLIGGSNLDTNIPLSDQEDLIVWMRTAALPTFRKLYGKIEEDLDADDIILVQLLNNYNTYSFSGSKKLVLSTSSWLGGRNNFLGMAYISIGICFIFVAVVFLLIHVKFPRPYGDTTNLSWNWTPISS, encoded by the exons ATGGAAATGGAAGAAGTCAGCTCCTTCACACCTATTGGAAACGAAACTGATCCAGGATCATCCAGACAAGGCCGCTCTAAAG TCTTGTACCAGTTTACTCAGCAAAATCTCCCGGCTTGTAAACCTGTCTTAACGCCTCAACGG GTTATTTCAATATTGTTTGTGGTTGGGGTAATCTTCATTCCAGTTGGGCTCATTTTTCTCCATGCTTCACAAAGT GTTGTTGAATTAGTGTACAGATATGATACTGAATGCGTGCCAGAACCATTCAGAAGCAATAAATTGGCGTACATCAAAGATAGTTCGATTACCAAAAATTGCTCCAAGTACCTGAAG ATTCACAAGCATATGAAAGCTCCAATATACATCTACTACCAGCTTGATAACTACTACCAGAACCATAGACG GTATGTTAAGAGTCGAAGCGATCAACAGCTCTTGCATGGACTTAAGTACAAAGATTTGAGATCATGCGCACCTGAAGATATTCACCATGGTCTCCCGATTGTCCCTTGTGGTCTGATAGCTTGGAGTGTTTTTAATgactcatacactttcttccgTGGGACAGATGAGTTGAAAGTTAACAGGAAGAACATTGCATGGAAGAGTGACCGTGAACATAAATTTGGAAAGGAAGTGTATCCCTTCAATTTTCAAAACAGGTCTTTGATCGGTGGTTCAAATCTTGATACAAACATTCCA CTAAGTGATCAAGAGGATCTCATTGTATGGATGCGTACTGCTGCTCTCCCCACTTTTCGGAAGTTGTATGGAAAAATTGAGGAGGACTTGGATGCTGACGACATCATTTTAGTTCAACTTTTGAACAATTACAACACCTACAGTTTCAGCGGGAGCAAAAAGCTTGTTCTTTCAACATCGAGTTGGCTGGGCGGCCGTAATAATTTTCTGGGGATGGCCTACATATCAATTGGCATTTGCTTTATATTCGTCGCTGTTGTCTTTTTGTTGATTCATGTCAAATTTCCAAG GCCTTATGGCGACACAACTAATTTATCCTGGAATTGGACCCCGATATCTAGTTGA
- the LOC140836709 gene encoding ornithine aminotransferase, mitochondrial-like — translation MAFRKTLRSLLAGVQGARHVRSFSALPEGSGASAQSSQHLIDLECQYSAHNYHPIPIVFSQARGSYVWDPEGKKYVDFLSAYSAVNQGHCHPKILKTLVEQAERLTLSSRAFHNDQFPVFAERLTSMFGYDMVLPMNTGAEGVETAMKLARKWGYLKKKIPREEAIIVSCCGCFHGRTLAVISMSCDNEATRGFWPLLPGHAKVDFGDAVALENIFKEKGDRIAGFLFEPIQGEAGVIIPPDGYLQAVRDLCSKYNVLMIADEIQSGLARSGRMLGCDWENVHPDVVILGKALGGGMFPVSVVLADKDVMLCIQPGEHGSTFGGNPLASAVAIASLDVIEDEKLAERSDQLGKELREQLVKVQQQFPDLIKEVRGKGLFNAVELNNKAMYPLTAYDICLKLKERGILAKPTHDSIIRLTPPLTISRDELQEGSNALRNVLELDLLKMQKEKPADKTISHSASSVCDRCGRNLYGSS, via the exons ATGGCGTTCAGGAAAACTTTGCGTTCTTTATTGGCCGGAGTTCAGGGGGCTAGACATGTTAGGAGCTTTAGCGCACTCCCGGAAGGCAGCGGCGCTTCTGCACAATCCTCTCAGCATCTCATCGACTTGGAATGCCAGTACAGTGCCCACAA TTATCATCCTATTCCCATTGTCTTTTCGCAAGCCAGAGGATCATATGTTTGGGATCCTGAAGGCAAGAAATATGTTGACTTCCTCTCGGCTTATTCTGCTGTTAATCAG GGTCATTGCCACCCCAAGATTTTGAAAACATTGGTAGAACAGGCTGAAAGGCTTACACTCAGTTCAAGAGCCTTTCATAATGACCAATTTCCGGTATTTGCCGAACGTCTCACCAGCATGTTTGGATATGATATGGTGCTGCCGATGAACACAGGTGCTGAAGGCGTCGAAACAGCGATGAAGTTGGCCAGGAAATGGGGTTATCTCAAGAAAAAAATTCCAAGAGAGGAG GCCATCATTGTTTCATGCTGTGGCTGCTTTCATGGGCGAACATTAGCTGTTATTTCCATGAGCTGTGATAACGAGGCAACTCGTGGGTTTTGGCCCCTGTTGCCAGGCCATGCCAAAGTTGATTTTGGGGATGCAGTTGCACTTGAGAATATATTTAAAG AGAAAGGAGATCGCATAGCAGGTTTTCTCTTTGAACCTATCCAAGGGGAGGCAGGG GTTATAATTCCTCCTGATGGTTACCTACAAGCAGTTAGAGATCTTTGCTCAAAATATAATGTTCTGATGATTGCTGACGAAATACAAAGTGGTTTAGCACGTTCCGGGAGAATGCTTGGATGTGATTGGGAGAATGTCCATCCGGATGTTGTT ATACTAGGAAAAGCATTAGGCGGTGGAATGTTTCCTGTGAGTGTAGTTCTTGCAGACAAAGATGTTATGCTCTGCATTCAGCCTGGAGAGCATGGAAG CACCTTTGGAGGGAATCCATTGGCTAGTGCAGTTGCAATTGCATCTTTGGATGTGATAGAAGACGAGAAACTTGCTGAAAG ATCCGACCAACTGGGAAAGGAGCTTAGGGAACAACTTGTTAAGGTTCAACAGCAATTTCCCGATCTTATAAAAGAAGTACGAGGAAAAGGTTTGTTCAATGCTGTGGAGCTTAACAACAAAGCCATGTACCCATTAACTGCGTATGACATATGTCTTAAGCTCAAAGAGAGAGGAATTCTGGCAAAACCCACCCATGATTCTATTATACGATTGACACCACCTCTGACCATAAG CCGGGATGAGCTCCAAGAAGGTTCCAACGCTCTGCGAAATGTTTTGGAACTTGATCTGCTGAAGATGCAGAAAGAGAAGCCCGCTGACAAAACTATCTCCCATTCAGCTTCCAGTGTCTGTGACCGATGCGGGCGTAACTTGTACGGTTCCTCGTGA
- the LOC140836004 gene encoding uncharacterized protein, with amino-acid sequence MGRELQIQQPFSLPPPPLPPIPPPSTSRDDPHHPSSSDAPEQPTSHFDASRSNCLYIYYVFVIGIIRRKALIKDLAALYHSECLTYCQELLELQKKIDEPFTDLKVPENSRKDVSRPPKRLKKNR; translated from the exons ATGGGCCGAGAGCTCCAAATTCAACAGCCCTTCTCTCTTCCACCTCCACCCCTTCCTCCTATTCCGCCGCCGTCAACTTCGCGCGATGACCCCCATCATCCGTCATCAAGCGACGCCCCTGAGCAGCCGACATCCCATTTTGACGCTAGTCGGAGTAACTGTCTCTATATCTACTATGTGTTTG TGATCGGTATCATTCGACGGAAGGCCTTGATTAAAGACTTAGCCGCATTATATCACTCAGAGTGCCTCACTTATTGCCAAGAACTCCTAGAACTTCAGAAAAAAATCGATGAG CCATTTACTGACCTTAAAGTTCCAGAAAATTCACGGAAAGATGTATCGAGACCTCCCAAACGCCTGAAAAAAAACCGCTAA
- the LOC140836705 gene encoding putative ALA-interacting subunit 2 isoform X1: MEMEEVSSFTPIGNETDPGSSRQGRSKVLYQFTQQNLPACKPVLTPQRVISILFVVGVIFIPVGLIFLHASQSVVELVYRYDTECVPEPFRSNKLAYIKDSSITKNCSKYLKIHKHMKAPIYIYYQLDNYYQNHRRYVKSRSDQQLLHGLKYKDLRSCAPEDIHHGLPIVPCGLIAWSVFNDSYTFFRGTDELKVNRKNIAWKSDREHKFGKEVYPFNFQNRSLIGGSNLDTNIPLTADCFNFISAPCWIAQLQNQLSDQEDLIVWMRTAALPTFRKLYGKIEEDLDADDIILVQLLNNYNTYSFSGSKKLVLSTSSWLGGRNNFLGMAYISIGICFIFVAVVFLLIHVKFPRPYGDTTNLSWNWTPISS; the protein is encoded by the exons ATGGAAATGGAAGAAGTCAGCTCCTTCACACCTATTGGAAACGAAACTGATCCAGGATCATCCAGACAAGGCCGCTCTAAAG TCTTGTACCAGTTTACTCAGCAAAATCTCCCGGCTTGTAAACCTGTCTTAACGCCTCAACGG GTTATTTCAATATTGTTTGTGGTTGGGGTAATCTTCATTCCAGTTGGGCTCATTTTTCTCCATGCTTCACAAAGT GTTGTTGAATTAGTGTACAGATATGATACTGAATGCGTGCCAGAACCATTCAGAAGCAATAAATTGGCGTACATCAAAGATAGTTCGATTACCAAAAATTGCTCCAAGTACCTGAAG ATTCACAAGCATATGAAAGCTCCAATATACATCTACTACCAGCTTGATAACTACTACCAGAACCATAGACG GTATGTTAAGAGTCGAAGCGATCAACAGCTCTTGCATGGACTTAAGTACAAAGATTTGAGATCATGCGCACCTGAAGATATTCACCATGGTCTCCCGATTGTCCCTTGTGGTCTGATAGCTTGGAGTGTTTTTAATgactcatacactttcttccgTGGGACAGATGAGTTGAAAGTTAACAGGAAGAACATTGCATGGAAGAGTGACCGTGAACATAAATTTGGAAAGGAAGTGTATCCCTTCAATTTTCAAAACAGGTCTTTGATCGGTGGTTCAAATCTTGATACAAACATTCCA TTGACCGCTGACTGCTTTAATTTTATATCTGCTCCTTGTTGGATTGCTCAATTGCAAAACCAGCTAAGTGATCAAGAGGATCTCATTGTATGGATGCGTACTGCTGCTCTCCCCACTTTTCGGAAGTTGTATGGAAAAATTGAGGAGGACTTGGATGCTGACGACATCATTTTAGTTCAACTTTTGAACAATTACAACACCTACAGTTTCAGCGGGAGCAAAAAGCTTGTTCTTTCAACATCGAGTTGGCTGGGCGGCCGTAATAATTTTCTGGGGATGGCCTACATATCAATTGGCATTTGCTTTATATTCGTCGCTGTTGTCTTTTTGTTGATTCATGTCAAATTTCCAAG GCCTTATGGCGACACAACTAATTTATCCTGGAATTGGACCCCGATATCTAGTTGA